Genomic DNA from Candidatus Cloacimonadaceae bacterium:
TATGATGCGGATATAGCTGATTATTTTGCCGGATTGCGGGATCAGGAAAAGCCGGAACGCAATGTGCCGCCATTCTTTGATCTTTCCTGCTCGCTCAACATGGCGATGCGTTATGGCGAGAATCCACATCAAATGGCGGGCTTTTATGTGAACAAACGCAAGGGCTGGGATATCCTGCACGGCAAGAATCTCTCCTTCAACAATCTCTTGGATATCGATTCCTCACTGCGGGCGGTGCGCCTCTTCGAAGAGCCCACCGTGGTCATCACCAAACATTGCAATCCCTGTGGCATCGGCTGCGGTTTCAGCCTCAGCGATGCCTACCGCAAAGCCTTTGCTACAGATACGATATCACCCTTTGGCGGGATCGTGATCGTGAATAGAAGCTTGGATCTGGAAACCGCGGTGCAGATCAACCGCATCTTCACGGAGATCATCATCGCGCCGGGTTATGAGCCTGGAGTTCTGGACATCCTGAAGAAAAAGAAAGACCGTCGCTTGATCCAGTATGATCCGCAACTGCTTGTCCGTCCCAGCAATCCGATGGAGATCAAGACCCTGGGCTGGGGCTATTTGCTGCAGGAATGGGATCTGGTGGATGAGCCGATCAACATTATGAAAGTGGTGACCCAGCGCCAGCCCAGCCAGGAAGAATTCGCGGCTTTGGTCTTTGGCTGGAAAGTGGTTTCCATCCTGCGTTCAAATGCCATCGCGCTGACCAGCAAGGACGGAACTCTGGGGCTGGGGATAGGACAAACCAGCCGCATCGATTCCACCACCTTTGCTCTTTACAAAGCGCAAAAGTTCAATCATGATCTCAGCAAAGCCATTTGCGCTTCGGACGGCTTCTTCCCATATCGGGATTCCATCGACGAACTCTATCGCCAGGGGATCAAAGCCGTCATCCAGCCAGGTGGCTCAAAAGCCGATCCAGAGGTCATCAAAGCCTGCGACGAGCTGGATATGGCAATGGTTTTCACCGGCTACCGGCACTTTAGGCACTAAAATTGTTTGACAGATTGAGCGCTCTGAAAAAGCTGACCTTTCCTTGCGCGGAGATGTGTCCGAGTTGGCTGAAGGAGCACGATTGGAAATCGTGTGTATGTGCAAAACGCGTACCCTGGGTTCGAATCCCAGCATCTCCGCCATCAGTTTTTCCACTTGATGGCAATCAATCCCTTTCGCACAAGACAGGAGTATTTTAGACATGAAAACAAACAAAGGTATTCTAATCGGCTGCATAGCTTTTCCGCTCGTCCTTGTTTTGGCTTTCTTCATCGGTTTCGTCACCAAGATCGGCAGCGGCGGATATGGAACCAAGCTGGTTTCAGATAGCTGGCTGCTGCTTGATTCGAGGGGCATGATCTCCGATTATAATGAGATCACAAGCACCGGCTTTTTTGGTTCTGGTCAAGCCAGCACGGAAGATGTCTGCCGCAAGATCAGATCCGCCGCCACGGATAAAAAGATCAAAGGCATCCTGATCAAACCCGCTTTCATCCAGGTGAGCCACGCCAATCTGGGTGAGATCGGCGAAGCCATCAAAGTTTTCAAAGCCGGCGGCAAACCCGTCATCGCCCACGGTGATATGCTTCTACAAAAGGATTATCTGCTTTGCGCGATGGCGGACAGCATTTATATGGAAGCATCTGCTTCCGCGGGACTGCTGCTGGAAGGAGTTTCCGCAAACATCCTCTTTTACAAGGAAGCTCTGGACAAACTCGGCATCAAGATGCACGTCCTCCAATCCGGTGAATACAAAGGAGCGGGAGAACCATATTCACAGACTTCGCTCAGCCCCGGCACCAGAGACAACATCGCCAAAGCACTCAAAGCACGCTATGATCTGATGATCTCTGATATCTCCAAACTGCGGAGCGCGGACAGCCTTTCCGTGAAGGATATCTTCGAGAACCGCAGAGATTTCTTCATTAGTGCGGACACCGCGAAGCATGCCAAACTCATCGACCGCGTGCTCTCATACGACGATCTATTGCGCGAATATGACATCAGAAAAAAACACAGCATCTCGATCGGCAGCTATTCGGACAAGAGTTCCTCCGCTCACCAAAAGGATCGCATCGCGGTTGTAAATCTGAGCGGAACCATCTCTCCTTCGATGGGTTACAGCTCCGAATCCGTCATCAGCGCAGATAAAGTGAGCGATATCATTGAGAGTATTTCCGCCGACAAGAGCATCAAAGCGGTGGTGCTGCGCGTCAACAGTCCCGGAGGCAGCGCTTTGGAATCCGAATTGATCTACCAAAAACTGAACAAGCTGCGCCAAAAGATGCCGGTGGTTGTATCCATGGGTGGAGTTGCCGCCAGCGGAGGATACTATATCAGTTGCGCTTCGGATTACATTTTTGCCGATCCCTATGCCATCACTGGTTCGATCGGCGTGATCATGACTTTGCCGGAAACCGACGTACTGGGCAGAAAACTCGGTTTGCGCAGCCAGACCATTCACTATGGCAAGTATGCCGGCGCCATCAACCTTTTTGAGAAATACGATCCCGAGATCATCGCTTCGCTAAAACGCAATTCCGAAAGTGTTTATAATGAGTTTAAAGCTCGTGTCCGCATCTCCAGAAATATCCCTTCTGAAGATATGACCGCCGTCGCCGAAGGCAGGATATTCAGTGCCGCGGACGCTAAAAAACTGAAGCTCATCGACGAGATCGGCGGACTGCAAAACGCCATTGGCAAAGCAGCCGCGCTGGCGAAGCTCGATTCCTATTCCACGAGACAATTTCCAGGAAAGATCACAATTTTCGATGCTTTGCGTGAAAGCAATGCCTTCAACCTAATCCAAAAAATGCTGAACTGGGATAAACAAAGCCCCGCCCAGCAACTGGAAGCCCACCTTGCGCGTGCTTTCAGTCCCAATCATTGGCTCTATCACTGTCCCTACAATCTGGATTGAGGAGCGTGAACCGAGCCCAAATATTACAGGAACATTATGAAAAAAGATAGTTTTAACTCCGAGATCATCGTGAACGTCCACCCCTTGGAAAAGCGGGTAGCCGTGCTCGAGGACAACCGTCTGGTGGAGCTCTTTGTCGAGCGCATGGACAAACAAAACATCGTCGGCAACATCTACAAGGGCACCGTCAAGGATGTCCTACCCGGAATGGGAGCCGCTTTTATCGAGATCGGGCTCGATCGCACTGCTTTTTTGCATTATTCGGATATCGTGCTGGATTTCTTAGACGTTTTTGAACACGACAAACCGCAGAAAAGGCTTCATCCAAGCGATTCTTCCAAAATCGGCAATCTGCTCAAGCCCGGACAGGAGATCGTGGTGCAGGTGCACAAGGGACCTATCGGTTCCAAGGGCGCCCGCCTCACAGGTCAGATATCCATTCCCGGCAAATATCTGGTGCTTTTTCCAAACAAGGACAAGATCGCAATCTCCCGCAAGATCTATAACCAGGGTGAGCGCAATCGCATCCGCACAATCCTTTCCAGCATCAAGGACCCCACCTACGGACTGATCGTGCGCACTGAAGCTGAAGGTTGCGACGAAGAAGAGTTTAAGAACGAATACAATGCGCTGGCAAAAACATGGCGTCTCACTGAGAAACAGATCAAGTTTGCCAAGCCACCGGTCTGCGTCTTTGAAGAAAACGCCCTGGAAAACTATCTGATCCGCGATCTCTTTGGAGAGCATGTGGATCGTTTGGTGATCGATGACAAGGCTTTCCGCCGCAGAATCATCTCCTATCTGGAAGATATATCGCCGGAACTGGTCAATCAGGTGGAACTCTATAAAGAGGATTCCCCCATCTTTGATGCCTGGGGCATCGAGAAAAAGATCGAAACCGTCTTTCACTCGCGCATCTATCTGCCCAGCGGGGGAAATATCAAGATCGAACAGACCGAAGCTCTTGTGGCGATCGATATCAACACCGGCAGTTTCACCGGAAAAACAAACTATGAAGAAACAATCAAACGCACCAACATCGAAGCAGCAGCGGAAAGCGCGCGTCAAATCCGGCTTCGCGATCTCAGCGGCGTGATTATCATTGATTTTATCGACATGATCAGCGAAAACAACAAACAGGAAGTGTTGGACACCCTGCGCAAAGGCTTGCGTCGCGACCGCGCCAAAAACAAGGTCTATTCCTTCACGGAACTGGGTTTGGTGGAAGTAACCCGCAAACGCATGCGCTCGACCCTGATCGCCAATTTTTCCGATACCTGCCCATATTGCAGCGGTAGCGGACGCGTGATCTCCAAAGAAGCCATGACCATGCGCATCCATCGGTGGCTCAGCCGGGCGGAATATTTTATCAAGAATCAGATGCTGCGCATCGTTGTCAATCCTGATTTGCATGCCCATATCCGCAATCACGACGAGCATTTCGTCGCTTTCAAGGATCAGATAGAATTTTTTGCCGATGCGGATTCCCGCGTCGATCAATTCAAGGTTTTTCGCCTCCCGGGGATGGAGGAAATCACCTCAAAATACAATTGACGGACATAGCTCCTCCTTTGCTCTTTCACTGATCTCCTGAGCGATTTCTGCTGGTTGGCGAAAGTAGCGCGCAGTGAGAAGAGTGGGTGTGTATTGAGATGCGGAGTTGCGATATCCACATTAATAGGTCATGATCGTGATATCACTGTCTCGCGTGATGGATAGCGAGGACAGTCGAGGCGACTGTTATTGCGATTTTATCTCTCCACACCCGCAGCATCGGCATGCTGCGCTACATGCCTTCCCGTCCCACAGCGTCAATCAAGCGGTAGTCAAGCGTTAATCAAGCGTAATAAAACTAACGCTTGATTAACGCTTGATTAAGGCTTGATTAACGCTTTGGAAAGAGGAAGGAGGGGGAAGAGATTGAAAATAAAGCATTTATGTAATGGTTTATGTAATGGTTGTGAAATGGTATAAAATGGCATTTATGAAATGAGATAAGAAATAAGAAGATTTGGGAAGTAATTGGCAACTTATTGGCGTTTGTGGGAGTAATTGCTCTCAGATTTGCCGAAAAACAAGCCAAGGATAGATATGCTATAACTCGTTGATAATAAATGGCTTCAGATAATTCGGCTAACCGACGCTCACCGCTTTTCCAGTGCTTTGTAGAGAGATTTGCGCAGGACATAGGTCTTAAATAAAGCCTTGAACGCACCGGTGATCATTTGGGGACGGATAGCCTTGCGGCGCAGACTGTTGATGAAGAGTGGGATCAGTTTCCAGCCTTTCCTCAGGTAAATCTGGAGGTAGGCTTTGGGGAGGTAGCTTTCCATCTGTTTTGGGCTCATTCCGAGTGGCTGATATACGCAGTGCGTGATGTCAAAATCCTCCCAGTTATAGTGAAGGATGCGGTTTTCCGCCTGCAATTTTGCAAAAACCTCGGTGCCAGGGAATGGAGTGAGTATGGAAATTAGGACATAACCAAAGGGGAGGGAACTGAAGAATTTGATATTTTGTTCGATGTATTTGGGCTGATCAAATTCGTCTCCGCTGCCCAGAATCATATACCAGTTGTGGGTGATGGAGAGGCGGTTGAGAGTGTTGATCGCCTGTTTGATCTGGGGGATATCGATCTTTTTGTGCATGCGTTTGAGCACTTCCGGGATGCCGCTTTCGATGCCGATCGAGACCAGCGTGCAGCCGCACTTTGCCATCCGCGCGAATAATTTGGGATCTTTAACGATGCTGTCCACACGGGTCATGCAGTTCCAGCGGAACTTGAGTCCCCGCTTTTCCACTTCTGCGCAGAAGTCGTTCACCCAAACTGTATCGACGGTGAGATTATCATCATGAAACCAGAAAGTGTCGAAGCCCCAACGGATGTATTCCTCGACGTCTGCAATCACGTCCAACACCTTGCGTTGACGGTATTTACCGTTGTAGAATGCGGAAATAGAACAGAATGAGCAGCGGAAAGGACAACCCCGGCTGGAGACGATCTTGGGGGTGAAAGTAAATTCCGGAGCGGTCAAATCCATCGTGATGCGGGGCAGATGGTCAAGATTCTCCAATATGGCGATATGACCTTCGTTAAAAAGCTTTCCGTCCTTTTCAAAGACGATGCCGGGGATCTCGGGATAGGGATTTCCCGCTTCGAGGGATTTGAGCAGCAGGGAAAACACTTCCTCGCCCTCGCCGCGGCAGACATAGGAAACTCCCGTTTCGGCAAGGACTTCTTTGTACATGAAAGTGGCATGGTGTCCGCCGAGGATGGTGGGAATGGATGGATAATCCTGTTTCAGCTTGATCAATAGCTCTCTGGCGACGGGATAGGTGGATGTGACGCAGGATACGCCGATAAGATCAGGTTGGTAGCGACGGATGTATCGATCCACGCTATCGGCATCGGCGATCACGACAGTGCTTTTGTGTCCGGCATCGCGAGCGGCGGCTGCCACAAAGAGCAAGCCCTGCAGGATCTGATGACCCTTGCGCATGGTTTCAAGTCCGCCGGTGCGCCCCCGTGGGGATACAAAGAGTAGATTCATACTCACTCCTTTTCTGCCAAACGGCGTGAAAGCACTGCCAGCGAAGCGAACATATCGACGTATTCCACGATGATGTCCGGTGGCACGATGATCTTGTGCGGAGTGAAATTCCAGATAGCCTTGATCCCGCTGTGCACCATGATGTCCGCGATCAATTGTGCAGCTTCGGGAGGCACGGTGATGATGCCGATGCGGATGTTTTGTTTCAATGCCATGGTGCTGAAATCCCAAGCTGAATAAACCGGGATGCCGTGCACCATTCCACCGATTTTGGCAGGATTGTTGTCAAAGGCGGCAACGATGGAGAGCCCTTTTTGAGAAAACTCCTGATAGCCCAAAAGCGCGGAACCGAGGTGTCCCACTCCCACCAAAAAGCTGGTGGAAGTATCATTCCAATTGAGCAGTGCTTCGATTGCCGAATAAAGTTCCTTGATCCGATAGCCCTTTTGGGGGATATTTTCAACCCCGGTAAAAGTGAGATCCTTGCGCACCATGGTCTGATGCACGTCTGCAAAGACGGAAATCTTGGTGGCGGAAACTTCTTTGAGACCCGCCCGGCGCAGTTGTTTCAACACTTCCAGATACTGGGGAAGGCGTTTGAGGGTGCTGGTGGGTATCTTGACCATGCAAGCTCCTTATTCGAAAGGCAGAAAGTTGATCAGCAAGTTGAAATGCATGCTGGAGAGGATTGCTCCGACCACGACGCTGATCACAATCACGAGTTTGAAATAATCCTGACCCTTGAGCATGCTGATCAGTTCCATGTTTCGGGACAGATATGCAGACGCGGCGTAGAATTCTTCGCCGATCAGAGTATAATCGCAGGTGGTGATAAAGAATGGCACCTGGGTGATGGCGTCGGTGCCGGCAATCTGGATCGAGCCGGCCTGGTTGCCGGTTTCGGTCATTAGCAACGCCTCGGCATTGAAATATCCCATATAGAATATCGTGGCGACGCGTTCCCGCACTGTGATGCCATTGACGGCAGCGCTGAAAGCGAACTGGGCATCGGAGACGTAAAATATGTCGTTTTGATTGTAGGCATCCTGTCTGCCGGCTTCGCTATAGGCGGTTCTCACCATTTCCTGAGCGAGGGGAACTACGAAATAATCCAAATGCGGGGAGATCAGACGAATATCATATTCAGCGGTTTTCCGTGCGATCTGATTGAGGATCATCATCGCAGCGATCGTGCAAGGCTCGCCAAGCGACCCCCATCCGGGAACGAACATCACCGGTCTGCCCATTTCCGTGGCGCGTCCCACGGCGTTGTCCAACTCTTCAAGACCAGCGATGGGGCGGATGAAAAGCTCCTTCCTGCGGCTGTTGTAGATGGAGAATAGCAGTAAAAAACAGAAGAGCAGGCTTCCCAGCAAGGTGGCATATTTGGTGTTGTCAAACCATTCGGAAACGGGATAGTTCCAGATGCTGCCGTCGGGATGAGTAAACGTATTCGATTGGGAATGCATTCCCTTGCCATCGGTGACGAGCAGTTGATAGGCAAAGCTGCGAGCGTTGAGCTGGCTTTCGCGCCATAGGGTTTTGAGCCATGCCCGCTCGCTTTTTTTGGCGCTTGCTTCTTTATAGGCGGGGTGTTTGGTGATAAAGTCCGCAAATTCGCTGTCCTTGAGGTTTTTCTCAAACTCATCGCGGAAGAGCGAGGCACGGAAGACGGCTTCTTTTTCATTGTCCACCGCCACTATGAAACTTGGATCGATGGTGATGCGCTTGGTGGCGTCGTCGAAACCCTTGAGCACTTTATATAGCGTACTCTCATAGCTGATCGCGTGGTCATAGGAACGGATCATGGCGTTGCTGCGCAAGCCGGGGGCAAAATCGGCACTCAATTTTGACCTTGTGAATACGTCGTAATATAATCCGGTGAGGGGCATTGAGTTCAAGCGGATGTTTTTGGCATTGAAACGCCGGGTGATGTTGTCGTAAAAAACGTTCTGCTTCAACACATCGTTGCTCCAAGCGCGCGTTCCCCTGATCTTGACAACGCTTTCCACCTTGAATTCCGCTACGTTCTTCAAAGCTATAGGGATGTTTATCCGAAAGGTTTTATCTACAAAGTGTTCGATCACTTCCAGGTGTTTGACGCCGCTTTTATCGTAAAACGTAAATTTGATCTGGTCGATTTTATAGCTTTCGTTCTCCGCCAGTTCATAATTCACGCGCAGACGGGTCTTCTGGGAATTGGCATAAGCCGCTTGACTGATATAGGCGATGGGATGACCGATTGAGACCAACAGGTTGTCCCCTTTGTCGTTCATCTTGTCCTTGATCTTAAATTCGGGAACCTTGGGCAGCATATCGCTGGTTCGGATGCGAAGGGAATTGCCGAGGCTGGCGGTTTCAAATCCAGAATAATCTACATAGCTGAAGACGGGGAGATAATCCCCAACATTTTGCAAAGTGCCGATGCCCGCTTCCCTGGCGTTCACTTTGTGATATGAAAACGGAGTGTTGCTATGATTTGGCAGGTCGAAGAGATGGATCGATCCATTCTGCCAGGCGGCGTTGAATACGCTGTCCGGCGCGTGGAGGTTTTTGAGCTGCTCATTGTGGTATAGCGGGATCATGCTCTTCGGCATCAGCCATGCGCTGTATTGAGCAATGTCCTGGCTACCGGAGGGTGGGCTGAATTCAAAGCCAAACTCTTGTGTGTCTTCCAAATAGGTGGTGTGCAGCACGGCTGTTGAATCTGGACGGTTGTCATACGGCGCCACGGATTTGATCTCGGAGCCTGAGAAATGCCTGCCCCGCTCGTTTACTGCTACGATGCTGTAATAATACTCTTTGCCGGGGATGGGATTGGCAAAGATATAGTCAAACTGGTTCAGTTTATAGCCGGCAAGCACGTCCTCGCCTTGTAGCACTTTCTTGCCGCGGTAATAGAAATTGTTTTTGCTGATGGCGCCCAGAACCGTGTAGTGGGGCAAGAGGTTTTTCAGCACAATCGGATCGAGCGGCACAGCAAGGTAGAGCGGGCTGTCGGGAGCTTGGTGCTTTTCCTTTTTGAGTTTGCCGGGAGCTTTTTCAAATTCGATCAGAGGTTGATAATCCCGGTCAAAGAAATAGAGCTCGTTGCCGATAACGCCCAGTTTAGGATCGACCTCGATCTTGCTGAGGAGAAAAAGGCTGTCCGGATTGTGTCCCCGGTAGATATTATATTGGATGACCCGCTTGGATTTGTCCAACGGTTTCCATTTGAGCATGACGCCGGTGCCGTCATCAAAAGGCATATCCAGCACACTGAAGTTTTGCACGGTGGCATCTGTGTCATCTTGCTTTTTGGCACAGGAGCCGATCAGCATCAACGCCACCAACAGAATTCCCAATATCGGCATATTCTTATTCATAAGTTGTTTCCTTCATGTCATCATGGCAAGCGCCATCTGCAAACAGAGTAATGGTAAGCACGGGGATGCGAGGGTTGGCATCCCCGAGCTTACCAAGGATTTGTCCGGCTGCTATTTCAGCAATCCCATGACGTCATTTACCAGGAACTGGATTCTGCCGATCAATAGCGAGATACGCGCCATCACGGTCAAACCGAAGGAAGCGCCAAATCCCACCATCATATACCACTTTCCCACGTTCACAAACTTGCCATATAAGCCGGCGTGCGCCTTTGAAAAGAAGAAATAGAGCAGCACGGCGATAGTTCCAAAGAAGATCAGAAACAAGTTGACGCTCTCGAGCGGAACCATTGCCTGACGCATCTGCACTAGGATGCTGGTGTGCATG
This window encodes:
- the purH gene encoding bifunctional phosphoribosylaminoimidazolecarboxamide formyltransferase/IMP cyclohydrolase, translating into MKKYALISVSDKSGIELLATELHSLGYSILSTSNTAKHLRQFCPDVVEVSDLTGFPEILDGRVKTLHPVIYAGILADRNNVEHAKTLQELNIEHIDVVVVNLYPFAQIRLHEGSTQAEIIENIDIGGPSLIRAAAKNYQNVVVLTDPKDYLPTIEHLRHGGMLTPDFSVELAQKAFAMVSHYDADIADYFAGLRDQEKPERNVPPFFDLSCSLNMAMRYGENPHQMAGFYVNKRKGWDILHGKNLSFNNLLDIDSSLRAVRLFEEPTVVITKHCNPCGIGCGFSLSDAYRKAFATDTISPFGGIVIVNRSLDLETAVQINRIFTEIIIAPGYEPGVLDILKKKKDRRLIQYDPQLLVRPSNPMEIKTLGWGYLLQEWDLVDEPINIMKVVTQRQPSQEEFAALVFGWKVVSILRSNAIALTSKDGTLGLGIGQTSRIDSTTFALYKAQKFNHDLSKAICASDGFFPYRDSIDELYRQGIKAVIQPGGSKADPEVIKACDELDMAMVFTGYRHFRH
- the sppA gene encoding signal peptide peptidase SppA yields the protein MKTNKGILIGCIAFPLVLVLAFFIGFVTKIGSGGYGTKLVSDSWLLLDSRGMISDYNEITSTGFFGSGQASTEDVCRKIRSAATDKKIKGILIKPAFIQVSHANLGEIGEAIKVFKAGGKPVIAHGDMLLQKDYLLCAMADSIYMEASASAGLLLEGVSANILFYKEALDKLGIKMHVLQSGEYKGAGEPYSQTSLSPGTRDNIAKALKARYDLMISDISKLRSADSLSVKDIFENRRDFFISADTAKHAKLIDRVLSYDDLLREYDIRKKHSISIGSYSDKSSSAHQKDRIAVVNLSGTISPSMGYSSESVISADKVSDIIESISADKSIKAVVLRVNSPGGSALESELIYQKLNKLRQKMPVVVSMGGVAASGGYYISCASDYIFADPYAITGSIGVIMTLPETDVLGRKLGLRSQTIHYGKYAGAINLFEKYDPEIIASLKRNSESVYNEFKARVRISRNIPSEDMTAVAEGRIFSAADAKKLKLIDEIGGLQNAIGKAAALAKLDSYSTRQFPGKITIFDALRESNAFNLIQKMLNWDKQSPAQQLEAHLARAFSPNHWLYHCPYNLD
- a CDS encoding Rne/Rng family ribonuclease: MKKDSFNSEIIVNVHPLEKRVAVLEDNRLVELFVERMDKQNIVGNIYKGTVKDVLPGMGAAFIEIGLDRTAFLHYSDIVLDFLDVFEHDKPQKRLHPSDSSKIGNLLKPGQEIVVQVHKGPIGSKGARLTGQISIPGKYLVLFPNKDKIAISRKIYNQGERNRIRTILSSIKDPTYGLIVRTEAEGCDEEEFKNEYNALAKTWRLTEKQIKFAKPPVCVFEENALENYLIRDLFGEHVDRLVIDDKAFRRRIISYLEDISPELVNQVELYKEDSPIFDAWGIEKKIETVFHSRIYLPSGGNIKIEQTEALVAIDINTGSFTGKTNYEETIKRTNIEAAAESARQIRLRDLSGVIIIDFIDMISENNKQEVLDTLRKGLRRDRAKNKVYSFTELGLVEVTRKRMRSTLIANFSDTCPYCSGSGRVISKEAMTMRIHRWLSRAEYFIKNQMLRIVVNPDLHAHIRNHDEHFVAFKDQIEFFADADSRVDQFKVFRLPGMEEITSKYN
- a CDS encoding radical SAM protein, which produces MNLLFVSPRGRTGGLETMRKGHQILQGLLFVAAAARDAGHKSTVVIADADSVDRYIRRYQPDLIGVSCVTSTYPVARELLIKLKQDYPSIPTILGGHHATFMYKEVLAETGVSYVCRGEGEEVFSLLLKSLEAGNPYPEIPGIVFEKDGKLFNEGHIAILENLDHLPRITMDLTAPEFTFTPKIVSSRGCPFRCSFCSISAFYNGKYRQRKVLDVIADVEEYIRWGFDTFWFHDDNLTVDTVWVNDFCAEVEKRGLKFRWNCMTRVDSIVKDPKLFARMAKCGCTLVSIGIESGIPEVLKRMHKKIDIPQIKQAINTLNRLSITHNWYMILGSGDEFDQPKYIEQNIKFFSSLPFGYVLISILTPFPGTEVFAKLQAENRILHYNWEDFDITHCVYQPLGMSPKQMESYLPKAYLQIYLRKGWKLIPLFINSLRRKAIRPQMITGAFKALFKTYVLRKSLYKALEKR
- a CDS encoding redox-sensing transcriptional repressor Rex, with the protein product MVKIPTSTLKRLPQYLEVLKQLRRAGLKEVSATKISVFADVHQTMVRKDLTFTGVENIPQKGYRIKELYSAIEALLNWNDTSTSFLVGVGHLGSALLGYQEFSQKGLSIVAAFDNNPAKIGGMVHGIPVYSAWDFSTMALKQNIRIGIITVPPEAAQLIADIMVHSGIKAIWNFTPHKIIVPPDIIVEYVDMFASLAVLSRRLAEKE